A DNA window from Sphaeramia orbicularis chromosome 22, fSphaOr1.1, whole genome shotgun sequence contains the following coding sequences:
- the prox2 gene encoding prospero homeobox protein 2 — MNLSLPDQNMHNSSEGCLEDDKPDVMLPCFRRNMYDEPLASYSSGSIISQLLRKTIHNKRALDESHFYLCGSTAADSGQEDQSSVSSKDSTVEAASPNPHVSTGVSSEGEHPMTDHLQAKRARVENIIRVMAGSPNSRQHGDIEKPDTDVRDTREAREAYRENKRKQRLPQHQEHSVSGPVSRRPGSNSSDNCNTKDEECHKLKEQLHSMQRLLRQLQEKFLQVYNQEDREHDDRDEIAASTEHDNLEKSTDYINPEDDFETKNGRVTAECKDRMKIVGYLVHQRESQNLQEALKQELSRAVNECVDRVFKKVSSTGLDLSPQQRMCSTPEMQLNTSGDRKSQQGNCAQEQLHSEESAVKPRSLEYYESSEAQSPQDQTEALSLVVRKPAVTPLSSVTPTVKRPYPVHQTPFQFNYSTPLHDSQILEHLLKYGPHSNFLPCMPPSMDRTSPDSVDLPWDTIAMRSKVTSSHLGHHARPSTLGPVTVDNLCLPHVKIECGELQSMAERSPYMSLNIQEGLTPSHLKKAKLMFFYTRYPSSNVLKTFFPDVKFNRCITSQLIKWFSNFREFYYIQMEKFARQAIVDGISDVKDITVSRDSELFRALNMHYNKANDFHVPDRFLEVAEITLHEFYNAISSAKDSDPSWKKAIYKVICKLDSDVPEEFKTSSYL, encoded by the exons ATGAATCTCAGTCTTCCCGACCAGAACATGCACAACTCCAGTGAAGGCTGCCTGGAGGATGACAAACCCGATGTCATGCTGCCTTGCTTCCGCAGAAATATGTACGACGAGCCTCTTGCCTCATACTCCAGCGGATCTATCATCTCTCAACTTTTGCGTAAGACCATTCACAACAAGAGGGCATTAGATGAAAGCCATTTCTACCTTTGCGGCTCCACTGCTGCTGACTCTGGCCAAGAGGACCAGAGCAGCGTCTCCTCGAAGGACAGCACCGTGGAGGCTGCCTCTCCCAACCCTCATGTCTCAACCGGGGTCAGCTCGGAGGGAGAGCATCCTATGACAGACCACCTACAGGCCAAAAGGGCCCGAGTAGAGAATATCATCCGGGTCATGGCAGGCTCTCCTAACAGCAGGCAGCACGGAGACATTGAGAAGCCCGACACAGATGTCAGAGACACCAGGGAGGCCAGAGAGGCATACAGGGAGAACAAACGGAAACAGCGTTTACCTCAGCATCAGGAACACAGCGTTTCAGGACCGGTGAGTCGAAGACCTGGAAGTAATAGTAGTGATAACTGTAATACCAAAGATGAGGAGTGTCACAAGTTGAAAGAGCAGCTCCACAGCATGCAGAGGTTACTGCGGCAGCTGCAGGAAAAGTTTCTTCAAGTTTACAACCAGGAAGACCGGGAACATGATGACAGAGATGAAATAGCTGCATCCACTGAGCATGACAATCTGGAAAAAAGCACAGATTACATAAACCCTGAAGATGATTTTGAGACCAAGAATGGCCGGGTGACTGCAGAGTGTAAGGACAGAATGAAAATTGTTGGCTATCTGGTGCACCAACGAGAAAGTCAGAATCTACAGGAAGCCCTGAAGCAGGAGCTCTCCAGGGCTGTGAACGAGTGTGTGGACAGAGTGTTTAAGAAGGTGTCTTCCACAGGACTAGATCTGTCCCCTCAGCAGCGCATGTGCTCCACCCCAGAGATGCAGCTGAACACAAGTGGAGACAGGAAGAGCCAGCAGGGAAACTGTGCACAAGAACAGCTCCACTCTGAGGAGTCTGCAGTCAAACCACGCTCTTTGGAGTACTACGAAAGCTCAGAGGCCCAAAGCCCACAGGACCAAACAGAAGCACTTTCACTGGTGGTCCGCAAGCCTGCAGTGACCCCACTGAGCTCAGTCACCCCAACAGTGAAGAGACCCTATCCTGTGCATCAGACGCCATTTCAGTTTAATTACAGCACCCCGCTGCACGACAGCCAGATCCTAGAGCACCTTCTCAAGTATGGGCCACATTCCAACTTCCTGCCCTGTATGCCTCCATCAATGGACAGAACCTCACCAGACTCTGTGGATCTGCCCTGGGACACCATTGCAATGAGGTCTAAAGTGACGTCCAGCCACTTAGGCCACCATGCTCGTCCCTCCACCCTCGGGCCGGTGACTGTGGACAACCTGTGTCTCCCACATGTCAAGATCGAGTGCGGTGAACTGCAGAGCATGGCTGAACGAAGCCCCTACATGTCTCTCAAC ATCCAGGAGGGTCTCACGCCCAGCCATCTGAAGAAGGCAAAGCTCATGTTCTTCTACACCCGCTACCCCAGCTCCAATGTACTGAAAACCTTCTTCCCAGATGTTAAG tTCAACCGCTGCATCACCTCTCAGCTCATCAAGTGGTTCAGTAACTTCAGGGAGTTCTACTACATCCAGATGGAGAAGTTCGCCCGTCAGGCCATTGTTGACGGCATCAGTGATGTCAAAGACATTACAGTCAGCAGGGACTCTGAGCTGTTCCGGGCACTGAACATGCACTACAACAAAGCCAACGATTTCCAT GTTCCAGACAGATTCCTGGAGGTTGCAGAAATCACCTTACATGAGTTTTACAACGCAATTTCTTCAGCCAAAGATTCAGACCCGTCTTGGAAAAAGGCCATATATAAGGTGATCTGTAAACTGGACAGCGACGTTCCAGAGGAGTTTAAGACGTCTTCCTACTTATAG